A genomic region of Thermodesulfovibrio aggregans contains the following coding sequences:
- the bioA gene encoding adenosylmethionine--8-amino-7-oxononanoate transaminase, which produces MDKKTLIEWDKKYIWHPFTQMKYWLSDEPTIFIEGRDCFLKDVDGKWYLDGVSSLWVNIHGHRRPEIDEAVKAQIDKLAHSTLLGACNEPSILLAKRLAQLLATKLPWGKPLTKIFYSDNGSTAVEIAMKIAYQYWVNQGIKDKDTFVSLREGYHGDTIGAVSVGGVELFHEVYKPLLNKSIQAPAPYCYRCELKLSYPSCGLACLGEMEKIIKQNHEKIIAVIVEPLVQCAGGIIVWPEGYLKGLRKLCNEYNILLIADEVATGFGRTGRMFACEHEEVTPDIICLSKGITNGYMPLAVTAVNEEIFNAFLGELEERKTFYHGHSYTGNPLACAAAVANLEIFEKDKTIETLPPKIELLKRKLLEIAELPHAGDVRQKGMIAGIELVKDKKTKEPFPYNEQTGWKVVRAARKHGVWLRPLGDVIVIMPPLVVSEKNLERLLDVIKDCIIGLS; this is translated from the coding sequence CTGGCTCAGTGATGAGCCTACTATATTCATTGAAGGCAGAGACTGCTTTTTAAAGGATGTTGATGGAAAATGGTATCTTGATGGAGTATCATCTCTATGGGTAAATATTCATGGACACAGAAGACCTGAAATAGATGAGGCAGTAAAAGCACAGATAGATAAACTTGCCCACTCCACATTGCTTGGTGCATGTAATGAGCCAAGTATTTTGCTTGCTAAAAGGCTTGCTCAACTGCTTGCCACAAAACTTCCATGGGGTAAACCCCTTACAAAGATATTTTACTCTGACAATGGCTCAACAGCAGTTGAGATTGCCATGAAGATTGCTTATCAATACTGGGTAAATCAGGGGATAAAAGATAAAGATACATTCGTTAGCCTTCGTGAAGGCTATCATGGAGACACAATAGGAGCAGTAAGTGTTGGAGGAGTTGAACTTTTCCATGAGGTTTATAAGCCCCTATTGAACAAATCCATTCAGGCTCCTGCACCTTATTGCTATCGTTGTGAGCTGAAACTCAGTTATCCATCATGCGGACTGGCATGTCTCGGTGAGATGGAAAAAATAATCAAACAAAATCATGAAAAAATTATCGCCGTAATAGTTGAACCTCTTGTTCAATGCGCTGGTGGCATAATTGTATGGCCAGAGGGTTATCTCAAGGGATTAAGAAAACTTTGCAATGAATACAATATTCTGCTAATTGCCGATGAGGTAGCAACAGGTTTTGGAAGAACAGGCAGAATGTTTGCCTGTGAACACGAAGAGGTTACTCCTGATATTATATGTTTAAGCAAAGGAATAACGAATGGTTATATGCCACTTGCGGTTACTGCAGTTAATGAAGAAATTTTCAATGCCTTTTTAGGCGAACTTGAAGAAAGAAAAACCTTTTATCACGGTCATTCCTATACGGGAAATCCTTTAGCCTGTGCAGCAGCTGTGGCAAATCTTGAAATATTTGAAAAGGATAAAACCATAGAAACCCTGCCACCAAAAATTGAACTGTTAAAGAGAAAGCTTTTAGAGATAGCAGAACTTCCCCATGCAGGAGATGTAAGACAAAAAGGAATGATTGCAGGAATAGAACTTGTAAAAGATAAAAAAACAAAAGAACCTTTTCCATATAATGAGCAGACAGGCTGGAAAGTTGTAAGAGCAGCAAGAAAACACGGTGTCTGGCTAAGACCACTCGGCGATGTTATTGTAATTATGCCACCGCTTGTTGTTTCAGAGAAAAATCTGGAAAGATTGCTTGATGTAATCAAAGATTGTATAATAGGGTTATCTTAA
- the kdsA gene encoding 3-deoxy-8-phosphooctulonate synthase, translating to MMFSIGDIAIEKNRLFLIAGPCVIESEEVVFKTAETLKEITQELKIPFIFKSSYDKANRSSINSYRGPGIKKGLEILNKVRETFKIPVLSDVHSVEEIKIAGEVLDVIQIPAFLCRQTDLVVEAGKTRKPVNVKKGQFLAPWDVKNIVEKIKSTGNEKIIITERGTSFGYNNLVVDFRSFPIIRSMGVPVVFDATHSVQLPGGAGTCSSGQREFVPYLSRAAVACGVDGLFFEVHPDPDRALCDGSNMFPVKDFKNLLETLIEIHNTVKKF from the coding sequence ATGATGTTTTCCATTGGAGACATAGCGATTGAAAAAAACAGACTTTTCCTGATAGCAGGACCCTGCGTTATAGAGTCTGAAGAGGTAGTATTCAAAACTGCTGAAACATTAAAAGAAATTACTCAAGAGTTGAAAATTCCATTTATATTCAAATCTTCCTATGATAAGGCAAATCGTTCATCAATTAATTCTTACAGAGGTCCTGGAATAAAAAAAGGACTCGAAATTCTTAATAAAGTGAGAGAGACTTTTAAAATCCCTGTCTTGAGTGATGTTCACTCTGTAGAAGAGATAAAGATTGCAGGAGAAGTTCTTGATGTAATCCAGATTCCAGCTTTTTTATGCAGACAAACAGACCTTGTTGTTGAAGCAGGGAAAACAAGAAAGCCTGTGAATGTTAAGAAAGGTCAGTTTCTTGCACCATGGGATGTGAAAAACATAGTTGAAAAAATTAAATCAACAGGAAACGAAAAAATAATTATTACAGAGAGAGGAACAAGCTTTGGCTATAATAATCTTGTTGTTGATTTTAGAAGTTTTCCTATAATTCGTTCAATGGGTGTTCCTGTGGTTTTTGATGCAACTCATTCTGTTCAACTGCCTGGAGGGGCTGGAACATGCTCATCAGGACAGAGAGAATTTGTTCCCTATTTAAGCAGAGCAGCTGTTGCCTGCGGTGTTGATGGATTGTTTTTTGAGGTTCATCCTGATCCTGACAGAGCTCTGTGCGATGGTTCTAATATGTTTCCTGTTAAGGACTTCAAAAATTTACTTGAAACTCTCATTGAGATTCATAACACAGTAAAAAAGTTTTAA
- the aroA gene encoding 3-phosphoshikimate 1-carboxyvinyltransferase — MDRLIKKAKALKGEITPPPDKSISHRAVMFASLAKGQSKIKNFLWAKDPLSSLNAMRALGVEITITDSKEIIVNGKGLHSLKEPENVIDCGNSGTTMRLLSGILAGQPFLSILTGDDSLRQRPMRRIIEPLRLMGANIVGRAENRFPPLVIKGGSLKGIKYNMPIASAQVKSAILLAGLYAEGETSVTEPYKSRDHTEKMLESMGAEIQIESNTIRINPPLHSLKPFDITIPNDFSSAAFFIAGACLVPNSEVLIKNVCLNKTRTGFLEILKSMGADIEILNIKEQAGEPVGDIFVRSSAALKGVTVEGEIIPRLIDEFPVLCVVATQAEGITIIRDAKDLRAKESDRIKAMTSELSKMGVSIKEFEDGVEIKGPCRLKGAEVYSYKDHRIAMALSIAGLIAEGETVIKEADCVDISFPEFYDLLEMLQR; from the coding sequence ATGGACAGGCTAATTAAAAAGGCAAAGGCACTTAAAGGTGAGATAACACCTCCACCTGATAAATCCATATCACACAGAGCAGTTATGTTTGCCTCTCTGGCAAAAGGACAGTCAAAGATAAAAAATTTTCTATGGGCAAAAGACCCTTTGAGTAGTCTTAATGCAATGAGAGCACTTGGAGTTGAAATCACAATTACAGATTCAAAAGAAATTATAGTAAATGGCAAAGGATTACATTCTCTTAAAGAACCTGAAAATGTTATTGATTGTGGAAACTCTGGCACAACAATGAGACTTCTAAGCGGAATACTTGCAGGTCAACCCTTTTTAAGCATTCTTACAGGTGATGACTCTCTTAGACAAAGACCAATGAGGCGAATTATTGAACCATTAAGGCTTATGGGAGCAAACATCGTTGGAAGAGCAGAAAATAGATTTCCGCCCCTTGTTATAAAGGGAGGTTCTCTTAAAGGAATTAAATATAATATGCCCATTGCCTCTGCGCAGGTAAAAAGTGCAATTTTACTTGCAGGGCTGTATGCAGAGGGTGAAACTTCTGTAACAGAGCCCTATAAAAGCAGAGATCATACTGAGAAGATGCTTGAAAGCATGGGTGCGGAGATTCAAATAGAAAGCAATACGATAAGGATAAATCCACCACTACATTCACTTAAACCGTTTGACATAACCATACCTAATGATTTCTCATCGGCAGCTTTTTTTATTGCAGGAGCCTGTCTTGTGCCAAACTCTGAAGTATTGATTAAAAATGTTTGCCTCAATAAAACAAGAACAGGATTTCTTGAAATTCTAAAATCAATGGGTGCAGATATAGAAATTCTTAATATTAAAGAGCAGGCAGGTGAGCCTGTTGGAGATATTTTTGTAAGAAGTTCAGCTGCTCTTAAGGGTGTTACTGTTGAGGGTGAAATTATTCCAAGACTTATAGATGAGTTTCCAGTTTTATGCGTTGTTGCAACTCAGGCTGAAGGCATAACAATCATTAGAGATGCTAAAGACCTGAGGGCAAAGGAATCTGATAGAATAAAAGCAATGACTTCAGAGCTAAGTAAGATGGGTGTATCTATAAAAGAATTTGAAGACGGAGTTGAGATAAAAGGTCCTTGCAGGCTTAAAGGCGCAGAAGTTTACTCTTACAAAGACCACAGAATAGCAATGGCATTAAGCATAGCAGGACTTATTGCAGAAGGTGAAACAGTCATAAAAGAAGCAGACTGTGTAGATATATCATTCCCTGAGTTTTATGACTTACTGGAGATGCTTCAGAGATGA
- the cmk gene encoding (d)CMP kinase produces the protein MKRVIAIDGPSGAGKSTVSREVAKSLGFLYLDTGALYRAVAYHFYKNFKNVDDFSLLPEEEIERELIKIKIHYENGRVYLSGEDISDLIRDPEVGAVTSKLSAKKVIRDFLLPLQRSFAEKMDIVAEGRDMTTVVFPDAWKKFYLDASVDVRARRRYEQLIKSGKKITFEEALKDVIERDRRDSSRENAPLVISKEAFYIDTSELTIQEVISLVLKKVAEDD, from the coding sequence ATGAAAAGAGTAATAGCAATCGATGGTCCTTCTGGTGCAGGGAAAAGTACTGTGTCAAGAGAGGTAGCAAAATCTCTTGGTTTTCTATACCTTGATACAGGCGCTTTATACAGAGCAGTAGCATATCATTTTTATAAAAATTTTAAGAATGTTGATGACTTTTCATTATTACCCGAGGAAGAGATAGAAAGAGAACTTATTAAGATAAAAATTCACTACGAAAATGGTAGAGTTTATCTATCAGGTGAAGATATTTCAGATTTAATCAGAGATCCAGAGGTTGGTGCTGTTACCTCAAAACTTTCTGCTAAAAAGGTTATAAGAGATTTTTTACTCCCTCTTCAGAGAAGTTTTGCAGAAAAAATGGACATTGTTGCTGAAGGAAGAGATATGACAACAGTTGTTTTTCCTGATGCATGGAAAAAATTTTACCTTGATGCATCTGTTGATGTGAGAGCTCGTAGAAGATATGAACAACTGATCAAGTCAGGAAAAAAAATAACATTTGAAGAGGCATTAAAGGATGTAATAGAAAGAGACAGAAGAGACTCTTCACGAGAAAATGCTCCTTTAGTGATTAGTAAAGAGGCTTTTTATATTGATACATCAGAGCTTACAATACAAGAAGTTATCTCACTAGTTTTAAAAAAAGTTGCAGAGGATGACTGA
- the ispH gene encoding 4-hydroxy-3-methylbut-2-enyl diphosphate reductase, with protein sequence MLKDIVLAEGSGFCFGVKRAIDIAFDVAKKHKDGVFTLGPIIHNPQVVEKLKDLGVYPIDDIYGQNIKTLIIRAHGIPKEKFEEIKKLGIEVIDATCPFVKKAQNLAEKLASEGYQVLIIGDKEHPEVKGIFSYAGEKAVVISSDEFPILNKKIGIIQQTTQPMSKVKEIVSKIVNSHNEFEEIRIFNTLCNFTSRRLETTEKVAKQVDVMIVVGGKNSANTTQLAKLCKSIGVKTYHIEDAQEIDKEWVESAKKIGITAGASTPQWIIDEVIDKIKKFTN encoded by the coding sequence ATGTTAAAAGATATTGTTCTTGCAGAAGGCTCGGGTTTTTGTTTTGGTGTAAAAAGAGCTATTGACATAGCCTTTGATGTTGCCAAGAAACATAAAGACGGTGTTTTTACTTTAGGTCCAATAATTCACAATCCTCAGGTTGTTGAAAAATTAAAAGATTTAGGTGTCTATCCCATAGATGATATTTATGGTCAGAATATAAAAACATTAATCATTAGAGCTCATGGAATTCCAAAAGAAAAATTTGAAGAAATTAAAAAGCTTGGCATTGAAGTCATTGATGCTACATGCCCCTTTGTAAAAAAAGCTCAAAATCTTGCTGAAAAGTTGGCCTCTGAAGGTTATCAAGTTCTGATAATTGGAGACAAAGAACATCCAGAAGTTAAGGGAATTTTCAGTTATGCCGGTGAAAAGGCTGTTGTAATAAGCTCCGATGAATTTCCTATTTTAAATAAAAAAATTGGTATAATTCAGCAAACAACCCAACCAATGTCAAAGGTCAAGGAGATAGTAAGCAAAATCGTAAATTCTCATAATGAATTTGAAGAGATTAGAATTTTTAACACCCTATGTAATTTTACATCAAGAAGACTTGAGACAACTGAAAAAGTTGCAAAACAGGTGGATGTAATGATTGTTGTCGGTGGTAAAAACAGTGCAAATACAACTCAGCTTGCAAAACTTTGTAAGAGTATTGGAGTAAAAACATACCATATAGAAGATGCTCAGGAAATTGACAAAGAATGGGTTGAGTCTGCTAAAAAAATTGGTATTACAGCAGGAGCATCCACTCCTCAATGGATAATTGATGAAGTTATTGATAAAATTAAAAAGTTTACAAATTAA
- a CDS encoding 30S ribosomal protein S1 — translation MQSEISEKQELESLYEGALAHVEKGEIIKGKIMGVRDDGVIVDVGYKFEGIIPHNEFSEDELSNIKEGEEIEVFIEKIDDTQGMIVLSKDRALKIRGWEFLMDAYEKGIPVEVKITGKTKGGVTARFYGINGFIPASLLDLKKSSNLDEYTGKTFKVKIEKIEPPKNLYGPWRNLKTTVIFSRKAYLQEEREKIKKELSEKIKEGLKVKGIVKNITNYGVFVDLGGIDGFLHISDISWGKVKHPSQYFEVGKEYEFIVLKADLEAEKITLGYKQKKPDPWENIDKRYQPGMKVRGKVTRIEDFGLFVELEEGVEGLVHTSELDWVSPKHPTYYAEVDEWINVKILDIDKENRKISLSLRELKPKPWEVVARKYKVGDKVTGKVKTITDFGVFVRLPEGVDGLIHISDISWTKHVDHPSQFFKKGQKVEAVILNLEPDKEKLSLGIKQLVEDPWIREIPEKIRVGEVYNAKVIKRTEHGLFVDIEGIVEGLVYNSEIDKNKPVKEGDEVKVLVVKVDKDKRKIGLSMKKLSENEE, via the coding sequence ATGCAGAGTGAGATTAGTGAAAAGCAAGAATTGGAAAGTCTCTATGAAGGTGCACTCGCACATGTGGAGAAAGGAGAAATTATAAAAGGAAAAATAATGGGAGTAAGAGATGACGGAGTAATAGTAGATGTGGGATATAAGTTTGAAGGAATTATTCCACATAATGAGTTTTCAGAGGATGAACTGAGCAATATTAAAGAAGGAGAAGAAATAGAAGTTTTTATTGAAAAAATAGATGATACCCAGGGAATGATAGTTTTATCAAAAGACAGAGCTCTAAAAATAAGAGGTTGGGAATTTCTCATGGATGCCTATGAAAAAGGCATACCTGTTGAAGTAAAGATTACAGGGAAAACAAAAGGGGGTGTTACAGCCCGTTTTTATGGCATAAATGGTTTTATACCTGCTTCACTTCTTGATCTAAAGAAATCAAGCAATCTTGATGAATATACAGGAAAAACTTTCAAAGTAAAAATAGAAAAAATTGAACCACCCAAGAATTTATATGGTCCCTGGAGAAATCTCAAAACTACTGTAATTTTTTCAAGGAAAGCTTATTTACAGGAAGAGAGGGAAAAAATTAAAAAAGAATTATCTGAAAAAATTAAGGAGGGGCTTAAAGTAAAAGGCATTGTTAAAAATATAACAAACTATGGAGTTTTTGTTGATCTTGGCGGAATAGATGGTTTCCTTCATATTTCAGATATATCATGGGGTAAAGTTAAACATCCTTCCCAGTATTTTGAAGTAGGTAAAGAATATGAATTTATTGTGCTGAAAGCTGACTTAGAGGCTGAAAAAATAACACTTGGATATAAACAAAAAAAGCCTGATCCATGGGAAAATATTGATAAAAGATATCAACCAGGTATGAAGGTCAGAGGAAAAGTAACAAGGATTGAAGACTTTGGTCTTTTTGTTGAACTTGAAGAAGGAGTTGAAGGACTTGTCCATACAAGTGAACTTGATTGGGTATCTCCAAAGCATCCCACCTATTATGCAGAAGTTGACGAATGGATAAATGTAAAAATCCTTGATATTGATAAAGAAAACAGGAAAATTTCATTAAGTCTTAGAGAACTTAAGCCTAAACCTTGGGAGGTTGTTGCCAGGAAATATAAAGTGGGAGATAAAGTCACAGGAAAAGTAAAAACTATAACAGATTTTGGAGTATTTGTTAGACTTCCTGAAGGAGTAGATGGACTCATTCATATATCTGACATTTCATGGACAAAACATGTTGATCATCCTTCACAATTTTTTAAGAAAGGTCAAAAAGTTGAGGCTGTAATATTAAATTTAGAGCCTGACAAGGAAAAGCTTTCACTTGGAATAAAACAACTTGTTGAAGATCCCTGGATTAGAGAAATTCCAGAAAAGATTAGGGTAGGCGAAGTTTACAACGCTAAAGTGATTAAAAGAACAGAACATGGATTATTTGTTGATATTGAAGGAATTGTTGAAGGACTTGTTTACAATTCTGAGATTGATAAAAACAAGCCAGTTAAAGAAGGAGATGAAGTAAAGGTTTTAGTGGTCAAAGTTGACAAGGATAAGAGAAAAATCGGATTGAGCATGAAAAAATTAAGTGAAAATGAAGAGTAA
- the sppA gene encoding signal peptide peptidase SppA, with product MKSKSLKILFIVIGILLLVSFVATIIESGFSTGKVAVVNIKGVIVESRQTIDEIKQYRKDPTIKAIVIRVDSPGGAVVPSQEIYEEIKRTISVKPVVVSMGSVAASGGYYISCPATKIVANSGTLTGSIGVLIEIPNIKGLLDKIGVKAEVIKSGRYKDITSPFKSLQNDEREVLQQLIDDVHEQFIKAVAEGRKIPIDKVKKIADGRVFTGLKAKELGLVDEIGDLDYAIKVAAQLGKIKGEPQVVTKKSTLLIELLKSDTESLIKKILPYIQVFYLYSPVLQN from the coding sequence ATGAAGAGTAAAAGTCTGAAAATACTTTTTATAGTTATTGGAATTTTGCTTTTAGTGAGTTTTGTTGCAACAATTATTGAGAGTGGATTTTCTACTGGTAAAGTGGCTGTTGTTAACATCAAAGGTGTAATTGTTGAGTCCAGACAAACAATTGATGAAATAAAACAATACAGAAAAGACCCTACAATAAAAGCCATTGTAATACGAGTGGATAGTCCTGGAGGAGCAGTTGTACCTTCACAGGAAATATATGAAGAGATAAAAAGGACAATTTCTGTAAAACCTGTTGTTGTTTCCATGGGTTCTGTTGCTGCTTCAGGGGGTTATTATATTTCATGTCCTGCAACGAAAATAGTTGCAAATTCAGGAACTCTTACAGGCTCAATAGGAGTATTGATAGAAATACCTAATATAAAGGGTTTGCTTGATAAGATTGGGGTGAAAGCAGAAGTTATAAAAAGTGGTAGATATAAAGACATTACATCTCCTTTTAAGTCGTTACAAAACGATGAAAGAGAAGTATTACAACAACTAATAGATGATGTCCATGAACAGTTTATTAAAGCAGTGGCTGAAGGAAGAAAAATCCCAATAGATAAAGTTAAAAAAATAGCTGATGGAAGAGTATTTACAGGACTTAAAGCTAAAGAATTAGGACTTGTAGATGAAATAGGAGACCTTGATTACGCAATAAAGGTTGCTGCTCAACTTGGAAAAATAAAAGGTGAACCCCAGGTAGTAACAAAAAAATCGACATTGTTAATTGAACTTTTAAAGAGTGATACTGAATCATTAATAAAAAAGATTTTACCTTATATACAGGTTTTTTATTTATATTCACCGGTATTACAAAACTGA
- a CDS encoding HU family DNA-binding protein, giving the protein MKKSELVDRVSQKVDILTKKQIGTIIDMIFDSMTEAMARGEKIEIRGFANFKIKERPERIARNPKTGQQIKVPAQRAISFKMSKALREVLNK; this is encoded by the coding sequence ATGAAAAAGTCAGAGTTAGTTGACAGAGTATCTCAAAAAGTAGATATTTTAACAAAAAAACAGATTGGCACAATAATAGATATGATTTTTGATTCTATGACAGAAGCTATGGCAAGGGGAGAAAAGATTGAGATAAGAGGTTTTGCTAATTTTAAAATAAAAGAAAGGCCTGAGAGAATTGCGAGAAATCCAAAAACAGGACAACAGATTAAAGTCCCAGCACAGAGAGCAATAAGTTTTAAGATGAGCAAAGCTCTCAGAGAAGTTCTTAACAAATAA